One Spirosoma agri DNA window includes the following coding sequences:
- a CDS encoding HEAT repeat domain-containing protein, giving the protein MNCEHANEQFSELLSNQLPDAERLELEAHIAGCPRCQQETDAMKQLWQQLARVSAPEPSDRMRVRFDAMLDTYKDTITREQPSTLNTVVTKLRAFLTPQVALRLAYSLALVGIGIGVGNWLNPKPATTAYQQQIDSLSSQVQDMRQMMLLSLLDNPSASERLRAVSYTDELSQTNGRVIEALLTTLNNDPNVNVRLVTLEALAKLADDATVRRGLVQSLTQQDSPLVQVALADVMVKLQEKRSLKPLRQLLQQEHLNDLVKSKIQASIKALS; this is encoded by the coding sequence ATGAACTGTGAACATGCCAACGAGCAATTTTCCGAGTTGCTCAGCAACCAGTTACCGGATGCCGAACGACTGGAGCTGGAAGCCCACATCGCCGGATGTCCGCGCTGCCAGCAGGAAACCGATGCGATGAAGCAACTCTGGCAACAGTTGGCTCGGGTGTCTGCCCCTGAGCCCAGCGACCGGATGCGCGTTCGGTTCGATGCCATGCTCGATACGTACAAGGACACCATAACGCGTGAACAGCCAAGTACACTGAACACAGTCGTGACGAAATTACGTGCATTTCTGACGCCACAGGTGGCCTTACGGCTAGCCTACAGCCTTGCGCTGGTGGGTATAGGTATCGGTGTCGGAAATTGGCTAAACCCTAAGCCTGCAACGACCGCGTATCAACAGCAGATCGATTCGCTGTCGTCGCAGGTGCAGGACATGCGTCAGATGATGCTGTTATCGTTACTGGACAATCCATCGGCTTCGGAGCGGCTTCGGGCGGTGAGTTACACGGACGAGCTCAGTCAGACAAACGGGCGCGTTATTGAAGCGCTGTTGACCACGCTCAATAATGATCCGAACGTAAACGTGCGCCTGGTGACGCTGGAAGCACTGGCTAAACTGGCCGACGATGCAACGGTGCGTCGGGGGTTGGTACAATCGCTCACGCAACAGGATTCACCGCTGGTACAGGTAGCCCTCGCCGATGTGATGGTAAAACTACAGGAGAAACGCTCTTTAAAACCACTTCGGCAACTGCTGCAACAGGAACACCTCAACGATTTGGTTAAAAGTAAAATTCAGGCAAGTATTAAAGCCTTGTCATAA
- a CDS encoding 3'-5' exonuclease: MYCIVDVETTGGVKGSARLTEIAIFRHDGQQVVDSFHSLVNPECPIPPFIRHLTGISNEMVQDAPLFSEVANRVIDITQDAIFVAHNVGFDFNFIKKELEWLGHDYLRRTVCTVRTSRKVFPGFPSYSLGKLCNSLNIPLNNRHRAQGDAAATVRLFELLLEHDAHGLIPRVGGASIAMMD; this comes from the coding sequence GTGTATTGTATCGTTGATGTCGAAACCACTGGCGGAGTAAAAGGCTCCGCCCGACTTACCGAAATCGCTATCTTCCGCCACGATGGACAACAGGTCGTTGACTCCTTTCATTCGCTGGTGAATCCAGAATGTCCAATTCCTCCGTTCATTCGCCATCTGACTGGCATTTCGAACGAGATGGTTCAGGATGCTCCTTTGTTCTCGGAAGTGGCCAACCGGGTTATTGATATTACGCAGGACGCCATTTTCGTGGCCCATAATGTCGGCTTCGATTTCAACTTCATCAAGAAAGAACTGGAATGGCTTGGCCATGACTACTTACGGCGGACAGTCTGTACGGTACGGACAAGCCGCAAAGTATTTCCTGGTTTTCCGTCCTATAGCTTGGGTAAGCTTTGCAACTCACTCAACATTCCACTCAATAACCGTCACCGCGCTCAGGGCGACGCTGCGGCTACGGTCCGGTTGTTTGAACTGTTGCTTGAGCACGATGCCCACGGTCTGATTCCCCGTGTCGGCGGGGCGTCAATTGCCATGATGGACTAA
- the msrA gene encoding peptide-methionine (S)-S-oxide reductase MsrA — protein MTTNQSANFEKATFGTGCFWCTEAMYNSLDGVHSAISGYEGGPKPNPTYKEVCTGTTGHAECVEVTFDPSKITYQELLEAFFRSHDPTTLNRQGADVGTQYRSVIFYHTDEQKRLAETAKEELNKAGAYNSPIVTEISPASEFFEAEAYHQNYFVKNPGQGYCAFVIAPKLDKFKKVFKEKLKSHSELA, from the coding sequence ATGACAACGAATCAATCAGCAAACTTTGAAAAGGCTACGTTCGGCACCGGTTGTTTTTGGTGTACGGAGGCTATGTACAATTCCCTGGATGGTGTTCATTCAGCTATTTCAGGCTACGAAGGCGGACCAAAGCCCAATCCTACCTACAAAGAAGTATGCACCGGAACAACGGGCCACGCGGAGTGTGTGGAAGTAACCTTCGATCCGTCAAAAATAACGTATCAGGAGTTGCTGGAAGCGTTTTTTCGTAGCCATGATCCAACCACATTGAACCGTCAGGGTGCTGATGTAGGCACGCAATATCGCTCCGTCATTTTTTACCATACAGATGAGCAGAAACGACTGGCAGAGACGGCTAAAGAAGAACTGAACAAAGCCGGTGCTTATAACAGCCCGATCGTAACAGAAATTAGCCCGGCCAGTGAATTCTTCGAAGCGGAAGCGTATCACCAAAATTACTTTGTCAAGAATCCGGGTCAGGGATACTGTGCATTCGTGATCGCACCAAAGCTGGACAAGTTCAAAAAAGTCTTCAAGGAGAAATTGAAATCGCATAGTGAGCTGGCCTAA
- the prmA gene encoding 50S ribosomal protein L11 methyltransferase: MNYIELQLHVSPDYTDILTAELAELGFESFVETDEGVNAYIIDADFDEQTIQELVAKYTSQTAIAYEVSSLEKRNWNAEWERDYEPIEVADSVRVRASFHQTDARFRYDIIINPKMSFGTGHHETTAMMLEQQLSLDFTGKTVLDVGSGTGILAILAAKMGARAVLAFDIEEWAVENARENADLNDCPQITVFQGTINDINSPNAVLNWVPAVFDTVLANINRNVLLAEIPTYTDLLKENGYLLVSGFYEHDAPDIQQKAIEAGLIPVKGMATREWTSLVFQKSDSGVATQVAVASTLFATTT, encoded by the coding sequence ATGAATTACATTGAACTGCAACTACACGTTTCTCCCGATTATACGGATATCCTTACTGCCGAACTGGCCGAGCTTGGTTTTGAGTCATTTGTTGAGACCGACGAAGGGGTAAATGCCTACATCATTGACGCTGACTTCGACGAGCAGACCATACAGGAACTTGTTGCTAAATACACGAGTCAAACCGCAATAGCCTACGAAGTCAGTTCGTTAGAAAAGCGAAACTGGAACGCCGAGTGGGAGCGCGATTATGAGCCGATTGAGGTGGCCGACAGTGTCCGGGTCCGGGCGTCCTTTCACCAAACGGACGCCCGGTTTCGTTACGACATTATCATCAACCCAAAGATGTCGTTCGGTACGGGCCATCACGAAACAACGGCCATGATGCTGGAGCAGCAACTCAGCCTTGATTTTACCGGAAAAACGGTGCTCGATGTGGGCAGTGGAACCGGCATTCTGGCGATTCTGGCGGCAAAAATGGGTGCCCGTGCGGTGCTGGCCTTCGACATTGAAGAGTGGGCCGTCGAGAACGCCCGCGAAAATGCCGACCTGAACGACTGCCCGCAAATCACGGTGTTTCAGGGAACGATCAACGATATCAATTCGCCCAATGCTGTTTTGAACTGGGTACCGGCTGTTTTCGATACCGTACTCGCTAACATCAACCGAAATGTATTGCTGGCCGAAATACCAACATACACAGATCTTCTGAAGGAAAACGGGTATCTATTAGTGAGTGGTTTCTACGAGCACGATGCCCCGGACATTCAACAGAAAGCGATTGAAGCGGGCCTTATCCCGGTAAAAGGAATGGCAACTCGGGAATGGACATCGCTCGTTTTTCAAAAGTCTGATTCGGGTGTAGCGACACAGGTGGCCGTGGCATCAACACTTTTTGCAACAACTACGTAA
- a CDS encoding PPK2 family polyphosphate kinase, with the protein MKDFDTDQFRYDGDKSFKIKKAPTKVDDLYEDDDHYEALLRQQAADIDKWQERMYAHNRYGLVVVFQALDAAGKDGTIQHVFTGTNPAGVRVCSFKRPTDQELDHDFLWRSWRELPERGTIGIFNRSYYEEVLVTKVHPEILTQTQRLPEKAVTNIDKLFKHRYEAIVDMEKYLYRNGFITIKFYLHVSKKEQADRLIARIEEQDKNWKFDEGDVKERNFWDDYQDAYETCIDETATDNSPWYVIPADDKKNMRLIVGQIIIRELKKIPIEEQQPDDARFKELQKLIAVIQKQ; encoded by the coding sequence GTGAAAGATTTCGACACTGACCAATTCCGTTACGACGGCGACAAGTCGTTCAAGATTAAAAAAGCACCCACGAAAGTTGATGATCTCTATGAAGATGACGATCATTACGAAGCGTTACTGCGTCAGCAGGCCGCTGACATTGACAAATGGCAGGAACGCATGTATGCGCACAATCGCTATGGGTTGGTCGTCGTTTTTCAGGCCCTGGACGCAGCAGGGAAGGATGGAACGATTCAGCATGTTTTTACGGGAACCAATCCGGCTGGTGTACGCGTCTGTTCGTTTAAGCGCCCGACCGACCAGGAACTCGATCACGATTTTCTATGGCGTAGCTGGCGCGAACTGCCAGAGCGCGGCACCATCGGCATTTTCAACCGCTCCTACTACGAGGAAGTACTGGTAACGAAGGTTCACCCCGAGATTCTGACCCAGACCCAGCGGTTACCTGAAAAGGCCGTAACGAACATCGACAAGTTATTCAAGCACCGGTACGAAGCCATCGTCGACATGGAAAAGTACCTGTATCGAAACGGATTCATTACGATCAAGTTTTACCTGCACGTTTCCAAGAAAGAACAGGCCGACCGACTCATTGCCCGTATTGAAGAGCAGGACAAAAACTGGAAGTTCGACGAAGGTGACGTCAAAGAACGCAACTTCTGGGACGACTACCAGGACGCTTACGAAACCTGCATCGATGAGACGGCTACAGATAATTCGCCCTGGTACGTGATTCCGGCTGACGACAAAAAGAACATGCGGTTGATCGTTGGGCAGATCATAATTCGGGAATTGAAAAAGATTCCCATCGAGGAGCAACAACCAGATGACGCGCGCTTCAAGGAGTTGCAAAAACTGATCGCAGTCATTCAGAAACAGTAA
- a CDS encoding DUF4097 family beta strand repeat-containing protein, which yields MNSTRIVRTSLLLLFLFWTLPVAAQNDAKEQIVVPLSEPAKPGFLTVALINGSIRVVGYSGKEVVIEAVVPTKRGERDEKSEVSVNGMKRISSSSDMEVSAEEKNNKITINTNSWKRPIDLTIKVPTRCSLTLKTVNNGEITVDGVTGTLEIANVNGAIQLTNIAGSAVANTINGNLTAVFKAIDADSPMAFSTLNGNVDVTFPASAKASVKVRSDQGDVYSDFDIDVDKIQTKSTRTEKNGMYRVSVADWVKGKINGGGPEVMMKNMHGTIYIRKGK from the coding sequence ATGAACAGCACACGAATCGTACGCACCAGTTTACTGCTTTTGTTTCTGTTTTGGACACTGCCGGTGGCCGCACAAAATGACGCGAAAGAGCAGATCGTAGTGCCGCTCAGTGAACCCGCAAAGCCCGGTTTCCTGACCGTCGCCCTGATCAATGGGTCTATACGGGTGGTTGGCTACTCGGGAAAAGAGGTTGTGATTGAAGCCGTTGTCCCTACCAAACGGGGAGAGCGTGACGAAAAGTCGGAGGTCAGCGTAAACGGAATGAAGCGGATTTCGAGCAGTAGCGATATGGAAGTGAGTGCCGAAGAAAAAAATAATAAAATCACCATAAATACGAACTCCTGGAAACGCCCGATCGATTTGACAATCAAAGTGCCAACGCGATGCTCATTGACGCTAAAGACCGTGAACAATGGCGAAATTACGGTAGACGGCGTAACGGGTACACTAGAAATAGCGAACGTAAACGGGGCCATTCAGCTCACCAATATCGCTGGGTCAGCGGTAGCAAACACCATCAATGGGAACCTGACGGCTGTTTTCAAAGCGATTGATGCCGATTCGCCAATGGCTTTCTCGACGCTGAATGGCAATGTGGATGTGACGTTTCCGGCCAGTGCTAAAGCGTCGGTCAAGGTTCGGTCGGATCAGGGCGATGTTTACAGCGATTTCGACATTGACGTTGACAAAATTCAGACCAAATCGACCCGTACCGAAAAAAATGGAATGTATCGGGTAAGCGTAGCCGATTGGGTGAAGGGTAAAATCAACGGCGGTGGTCCCGAAGTGATGATGAAAAATATGCACGGTACTATTTACATCCGAAAGGGGAAATAG
- a CDS encoding ABA4-like family protein, translating into MTPETAFSYANLLVLPQWVCMIVAPRWRVTQMLARMLPIPMILGGLYVYYLLIAPVASGGPAVDFQSFGSLAGVQALFKGQKEVVLGGWIHYLAFDLVAGSYILRDGQAQNIAHGWLIPCMLLCFMLGPSGLLGYGLLRLFLGNRSETKF; encoded by the coding sequence ATGACTCCGGAAACGGCCTTTAGCTACGCGAATCTTCTTGTTTTACCGCAGTGGGTGTGTATGATCGTGGCCCCGCGCTGGCGAGTGACGCAGATGCTCGCGCGGATGCTGCCCATTCCCATGATATTGGGAGGACTGTACGTTTATTATCTGCTGATCGCACCCGTGGCGTCTGGTGGGCCCGCCGTCGATTTTCAATCGTTCGGTTCGCTGGCTGGTGTGCAGGCCCTCTTCAAGGGACAGAAAGAGGTTGTGCTTGGCGGGTGGATTCATTATCTGGCCTTCGACCTGGTAGCCGGTAGTTATATTCTGCGCGATGGACAGGCTCAGAACATAGCGCACGGGTGGCTGATTCCCTGTATGCTACTGTGTTTTATGCTCGGTCCGAGTGGTCTTTTAGGCTACGGACTACTCCGACTGTTTCTGGGGAATCGATCCGAAACAAAATTTTAA
- a CDS encoding DUF4097 family beta strand repeat-containing protein, translating to MNLSIIPCLAGLVLACAQSPASAQEFKEHIKKEFTAPSGGTLAIYNINGSIKVDGYSGDKVILEVDKSITAKDKADLETGKQEFKLGFEQRGDSIIAYIAEPFDSRPNRKERNQDLHIQYDFTLNFTVKIPYTMNLLASTINGGNVDVSDVSGAIKVNNINGAITLVNAKGATDAHTINGDVVINYLASPPDKSSYYTLNGAIRVSYPANLSADLYIKSFQGEFYTDFPDAKVLPSQVTRSQERKGESTVYKLNKNTAIRIGSGGKTFRFETFNGNIYIKKQS from the coding sequence ATGAACCTATCGATTATCCCCTGTTTAGCGGGATTGGTGCTCGCTTGTGCCCAATCGCCCGCCAGTGCTCAGGAATTTAAGGAGCACATCAAAAAAGAATTTACGGCTCCGAGCGGTGGTACGCTGGCCATTTACAACATCAATGGCTCCATAAAAGTAGATGGTTATTCGGGCGACAAGGTTATTCTGGAGGTTGATAAATCGATCACCGCGAAGGATAAGGCTGACCTGGAAACGGGTAAACAGGAGTTTAAGCTTGGTTTCGAACAACGGGGTGACAGCATTATTGCCTACATCGCGGAACCGTTTGACTCCCGCCCGAACCGCAAAGAGCGTAATCAAGACCTTCACATTCAGTACGATTTCACGCTCAACTTTACGGTAAAAATTCCCTACACGATGAACCTTCTGGCGTCTACAATCAATGGGGGAAACGTGGATGTGAGCGATGTGAGTGGTGCGATTAAAGTGAACAACATAAATGGAGCCATCACGCTCGTTAACGCAAAGGGCGCTACGGATGCCCACACGATAAATGGCGATGTAGTGATCAATTACCTCGCCAGCCCGCCCGACAAATCGTCATACTATACGCTAAACGGGGCTATTCGGGTGAGTTACCCGGCCAATCTTTCCGCCGATTTATACATCAAAAGCTTCCAAGGTGAATTTTACACTGACTTTCCGGATGCTAAGGTTCTGCCCAGTCAGGTCACGAGGAGTCAGGAACGGAAAGGAGAATCAACCGTCTATAAACTCAACAAGAACACCGCCATACGGATCGGCAGCGGAGGAAAAACATTCCGGTTCGAAACGTTCAACGGTAATATTTACATCAAAAAACAGTCCTGA
- a CDS encoding RNA polymerase sigma factor, with amino-acid sequence MLQVKAGNLDKMGLLFERYHRPLFGFLFHMTGQTESSEDMVQTVFYRMLKYRHTFTGDGEFRSWMYHLARNVLADQAKQTKRTANQASVTELAERIGGGVTADEQLHQEQDRDMLHQALARLSNDYREVLILSRFQELKYEEIARILNLTEGAVKVRVHRAMNELRRVYLTIETGRKAHEL; translated from the coding sequence ATGCTTCAGGTGAAAGCGGGCAATCTGGATAAGATGGGGCTGCTTTTCGAACGATACCATCGACCGCTGTTCGGGTTTCTCTTCCACATGACGGGACAGACCGAATCCAGCGAAGACATGGTGCAGACCGTGTTTTATCGGATGTTGAAATACCGCCATACGTTTACCGGCGACGGCGAGTTTCGGTCGTGGATGTATCATTTAGCCCGGAATGTTCTGGCCGATCAGGCGAAACAAACCAAACGAACGGCCAACCAGGCCAGCGTGACCGAGCTGGCCGAACGGATTGGGGGTGGAGTGACTGCTGACGAGCAGTTGCATCAGGAGCAGGATCGGGATATGCTTCACCAAGCGCTGGCCAGACTGAGTAACGATTATCGGGAAGTGTTAATTCTCAGCCGGTTTCAGGAGTTGAAGTATGAGGAAATTGCCCGGATACTGAACCTGACGGAGGGGGCAGTAAAAGTTCGGGTACACCGGGCAATGAATGAATTAAGGCGTGTTTATTTAACAATTGAAACGGGTCGAAAAGCACATGAACTGTGA
- a CDS encoding S41 family peptidase, giving the protein MKIGRLLFFMGLMIGLGCSVAPAQTITPDQARTDLTYLKRKLDLLHPGMGYYTPKTRMEQLYDSLYNRLTAPMPYMTFYHHVSPLVTALKDGHTNLNHRKNFIGKSTRFIPFYIRPVGDQYFISHNVSADTSLHRGTELITINGRTVADLHRELMEADHSGSDGDNLTGRRQWSLVQFADYYAAWYGSADSIRITYRLPNDTLVRASRLHCLTLTSFRNTIQRRYKNEIDRRPNLSVRIVDTLTHTAVLRVSTFMGIKKNDPFQWAFNRRLKKAFRELKKEGVENLVVDMQGNGGGIVLNSARLLRYWMPKPFTIMQHEEMKRAARNELITRWNPFSVLNFSLQYKSNGSGGFASRFSRRHYRPRTRTAFKGNLYFMMNGASFSASTSVLAKTLDAGIGTFIGEASGSAYWGDFAGHFKTITLPYSRMQVRIPLKKLTHAVVADRANGFTVEPDFTVTRSYDDVLTNRDYVLDYTLRLIREGVVARQPIQPIGAQPLQASR; this is encoded by the coding sequence ATGAAGATTGGCCGACTTCTGTTCTTTATGGGGTTGATGATTGGGCTTGGTTGCTCCGTTGCTCCTGCGCAAACGATTACACCTGATCAGGCCCGAACGGACCTGACCTACCTGAAGCGAAAGCTCGATCTGCTCCATCCGGGTATGGGTTATTATACACCGAAAACACGCATGGAGCAGTTGTATGATTCGCTCTACAATCGCCTGACGGCCCCAATGCCTTATATGACGTTCTACCATCATGTAAGCCCGTTGGTTACCGCGCTCAAGGATGGGCATACCAACCTGAACCACCGCAAAAATTTTATCGGCAAATCGACCCGTTTCATCCCGTTCTATATACGTCCGGTTGGTGATCAATATTTCATCAGTCATAACGTGTCGGCGGATACGAGTCTGCACCGGGGTACAGAACTGATCACCATCAACGGGCGTACCGTAGCCGACCTGCACCGCGAACTGATGGAGGCCGATCACTCCGGCTCTGATGGGGATAACCTGACGGGACGTCGCCAGTGGAGCCTGGTGCAATTTGCCGACTATTACGCAGCCTGGTATGGTTCTGCTGATTCGATTCGGATCACCTACCGGTTGCCTAACGACACGCTCGTTCGGGCGTCACGTCTGCATTGCCTGACATTAACCAGCTTCCGAAATACGATACAGCGCCGGTATAAGAATGAGATCGATCGGCGGCCAAACCTTTCTGTGCGGATTGTGGACACGCTCACGCATACGGCGGTCTTGAGAGTGTCGACTTTTATGGGTATCAAAAAGAACGACCCTTTTCAGTGGGCGTTTAACCGGCGGCTTAAGAAGGCATTTCGTGAATTGAAGAAAGAGGGTGTTGAGAATCTGGTTGTCGATATGCAGGGCAACGGGGGCGGTATCGTGCTGAATTCGGCGCGTTTGCTCCGCTATTGGATGCCGAAGCCATTTACCATCATGCAGCACGAAGAAATGAAACGGGCGGCCCGGAACGAGCTCATTACCCGCTGGAATCCATTCTCAGTGCTGAACTTCAGCTTACAGTATAAATCGAACGGTTCTGGCGGGTTCGCGAGCCGTTTCTCTCGTCGGCATTACCGGCCCCGGACGCGCACGGCGTTCAAAGGGAATCTTTACTTCATGATGAATGGCGCATCGTTTTCGGCGTCTACGTCCGTGCTGGCCAAAACACTCGACGCGGGTATCGGAACGTTTATCGGTGAAGCGAGTGGTAGTGCCTATTGGGGTGATTTTGCTGGTCATTTCAAAACGATCACGTTGCCGTATTCCCGGATGCAGGTTCGGATTCCGTTGAAAAAACTGACGCACGCGGTCGTCGCTGATCGCGCGAATGGCTTCACCGTCGAACCAGATTTTACGGTTACGCGTTCTTATGATGACGTACTGACCAATCGGGATTATGTGCTGGACTATACCCTCCGGCTTATCCGCGAAGGGGTCGTTGCCCGGCAGCCCATTCAGCCAATTGGAGCCCAACCGTTGCAGGCATCGCGTTAA